From the genome of Faecalibacterium prausnitzii:
AGGCAGAGCAGATCCAAAGCGGCTACCGGGACGGCACCTATGAGGGCAGCGCCTTTGGTTTTGGCGATGTCATCCGGGTGTCGGTGACCATCCAGAACGGAAAAATGACCGATATTGCGGTGCTGGATGCCTCCGGTGAAGATAAGCCCTACTATAAGCAGGCGCTGCCTTTGCTGGACGAGATGCTGGCAATACAGTCTGCCGGGGTGGATACCGTTTCCGGCGCTACCCTCACAGCAGAAGGTCTCATCGGTGCAGTCGAGGACGCACTGGGAAAGGCGGCAGGATGATGGAAAAAACACAGACAAAGCCTTTGACAGCGGCGCAGCAGCGCCAGCAGGACAAAAAGCGCCGTACATGGCTGCGCGCCGGGGTGCAGCTGTTCTTCTTTGTGTCCATGCCGGGCGCATTTGTGGCCGGGTTTTCCGGGGTAAAGCAGATCTTTCTGCACATCGGTGCGGGCGAGGTGCTCACAGCAGACAGCTTCACGCTTTCTCTGCTGGGGCTGTGCGGCTTCACTTTGCTGTTCGACCGGTTCTTCTGCGGATACGCCTGCGCCTTTGGCAGCTTGGGCGATGCCGTCTGGGCGCTGTCCGGGCTTATCCAGAAAAAGCTGTTCCACCGCAAAAAGCAGCTCCGTCTGCCGGAGCGGGCGGTGCTTTGGGGGCAGAAGGTCAAATATCTGCTGCTGGCGGGGCTGGTGGCGCTGTATGTGACCCAGCAGGAAAAGCTGCTGACCAGCGCAAACCCGTGGGAGGTGTTTTCCCGCCTGACGGCTCTGCGTCTGCCGCCGGAGGGCTTCGGCGTGGGCATTGCGCTGTTTGTGCTCATCTTGCTGGGCATGGCAGTGCAGCCCCGGTTCTTTTGTCAGTTTCTCTGCCCTATGGGAGCAGTGTTCGCCCTGCTGCCGGTGCTGCCCTTTGCGCGGCTGCACCGGCAGAGCGATGGCTGCATACCGAGCTGCAATGCCTGCAAGCAGCAGTGCCCGGTGTGCCTGAAGCTGGAGGAAAGCAGCCTGCGCAGCGGGGAGTGCCTCGCCTGTGAAGCCTGCGTGGGCACCTGCCCTAAACAGAACATCCACCGGTGGGATACGGCTCTGTGCAAGCACCTTTGGCTGCCGGTACTGGCGAAGGCCCTGCTCTTCTTCCTGCTGGGCTGCTGGCTGGGTTTCTGCCGGTTTATCTGAACCCAAAAGGAGGCCGCCGCACAACATTTGTGCAGCAGCCTCCTTTTGGCTTGGACGATTTGTCATTTTTACAGGGAAGGCTTCTGCTCCAACAGGTCTGTCATGCTGCGCAGACTGATGCCAAGGGTGGAAAGGTTATGCAGCATGGCGCTAGCAGCCGGGGACAGAATGCCCAGAGCACCCAGAAGGATGAGCGCTGAGGTGAAGCTGAGGACAAAGCGGTAATTGCTTCCCACCCGCTTTTGCAGGGCGTTGGCAATGGCTTTTAACATTGTTAGCGGCAGCTTGATACGGAGGATTATTTTGGTCATGCTCCCTTGCAGAAATTAGCAGACCGCGGCCTGTAAAGGCAGCAGAAAGATTGAATGCGTCGTACTTTTTTCGATTTTACATAACAAATTTTTCAAAAGCCTCTTGACGCATTCTACATGCCGTGGTATTTTTCTTGTAAATCCCACTGCTCTTGTGGATTGGTTACAAGCCATCCACAAGATGTGGTCGTGTTCATTTTGAACACTGCCTCACCGTGGATCATCCCTGAAAAATCAACCGCCCCGCAACACACCCGATTCATTTTGCCGCCGATTCACCCCGACAAAATCATCGCTGCGCTGCGTGGGCGGTATTTTTCTTTTCTGGGAACTTCTCGGGGCAAGGCCCCTCCATCTTGCTATCTTGCTGCGCAAGACTGTCCCGTTGCTTAAAAGCCCCACTGGGGCTTTCATTGCTGCGCTGCGCTTGCAAACGCAAACCGTACCTTGAAAATTTCATGAGCCGTCCGAGCGTGATACCGACTTTTCGTCAACGCCGCTGCACAAACAGGGGCAGGAACTTCGTTCGGAGTAAACGGTGACCCACATACATGAGCAGCACAACCTCTACTTATTTTTACGCCTTAACAATTCGGAAACAATTACCCGGAAACGATTTTGAGCGCAGCGGTAGAGGGCAAGAACCGTCCCGTGGCCACAAATTTTCAATTCTTGAAAATTTCCTGTCCCTTTGGGACTGCTTCTTGTTGGGGCGTGCCTGCCCCAAACCCTGCCAGATAAAAGCAAAGGGGCATTATCTGCCCCGATGCTTTTCCTTTCGCTTCTGCTGTTTCAGTTCAAACTGACGCTGCTTTTCTGCTTCGCGTTGTTTACGGCTAAGTGCTTTTCGCACCAGCTTGTTTTCTTCTCGCTGCATTTGCAACGCCTGCTGTGACTTTGTACCGATTCCTGTGGCAACTGTTTCCTTTCGGATTTGCCGCTGCAATCGCTTTGGGTTCACAGACTCTTTCTTTACAACTGTCTCAACAGATGGACTGAAGCGCAGCCGACTGTAATTTTTGAGCAGATACTCCCAGACTTCATAGTCCTTTGGTTCTGCACCAAACACGACTTTACACACTGAAAGCTTTCTTCTCTCAATACGTTCAAATACTCCGATCCAGAATGGAGCCTCAAAAAATACAGTCAGCTTTGTAGAATCAATGTCCATAACGAAACCCTCCTGAAATAAATCCTTACAGGAACGGACAACCCGGAGGGGAAGGTTACTTACCTACACCGTGCGGTGTAGACGGCTGGGCTACCTACCAGCTCTGGCATCTCTCAGAAAGAAATGCGTTGCGTTTTTATCCTGCTTTTATTATATAAAGCACATCCCTGTGCATTATATCTACCTTAATTGGTTTTCCAAGTGAAGTATACCACACTCGTGGTCAAATGACCACCCATATATACGAGATTTCCGCCGTTTCACTTCGTATATGCGCACCAACTCCTATACGCACATAGGCAGAGATTTGACCGAAACGCGCTCTATCCAACTGCAAGCTAGCAGAATAGGTTGCTGTTTACGTCAGCACCAAGAACATCGCACAGCAGCTAAAGACCGCCAAGCGACCCGCAGTCTTTGAGGAGCAGCATCGTGCAGAGCTGACAGCGTACCGGGCGGCAGTGGCCTATTTCAAGGCAAACGACATCACCAAGTTGCCTAGTCCGAACAAACTGGAAGCCGAGTATGTGCAGCTGGCATCCGAAAAGGCAAAGTTCTACGAGCAGTACAAGGAAGCCAAGGAAGAACTGCTCAAACTGAAAACCGCAAAGCAGATTGTTGCGTCCTTTTTCCGGGAGGAAGAACCGGCGCAGCAGGAGAGATAAAGGAGTGTGCGTATGATCAACTTGAAAATCGACCCGGAGTTCCAGAACCAGATCCCGCCGCTGACGGACGATGAGTACAAGCAGCTTGAAGAAAACATCCTCAAGGAAGGCAAGCTGATTTCTCCTTTGATCGTTTGGAATAACATCCTTGTTGACGGCCACAATCGTTATGAAATCGTTCAGGAGCATCCCGAAATCTCTTTCTCCACCATGCCGCTCCCGTTTGAAAGCCGGGAAGAAGTTCTCGCTTGGATTTGTAAGAACCAGTTGGGGCGGCGCAACCTCACACCGGAGCAGAAGAAGTTCCTCATTGGAAAGCAGTACAGTGTGAAGCACCGAAAGCCCGGCGGAAACGGCAACAACCAGCACACGGCTGCTGCCAAGAAAACCGCCCCGGAGGAATTGTGTCAAATTGACACAATTCCTCCCACCTCTGCGGAAGCAAGCATCCGCAAGCAGATTGCAGAGCGGAACAACGTTAGCGAATCCTATGTTGCC
Proteins encoded in this window:
- a CDS encoding FMN-binding protein, whose product is MKYKNFLLRAVNLLLILGVLWQYQQVALVRAAAVSQRKQEIAEVEAYNASVLQAQSAAQAEQIQSGYRDGTYEGSAFGFGDVIRVSVTIQNGKMTDIAVLDASGEDKPYYKQALPLLDEMLAIQSAGVDTVSGATLTAEGLIGAVEDALGKAAG
- a CDS encoding 4Fe-4S binding protein, with translation MMEKTQTKPLTAAQQRQQDKKRRTWLRAGVQLFFFVSMPGAFVAGFSGVKQIFLHIGAGEVLTADSFTLSLLGLCGFTLLFDRFFCGYACAFGSLGDAVWALSGLIQKKLFHRKKQLRLPERAVLWGQKVKYLLLAGLVALYVTQQEKLLTSANPWEVFSRLTALRLPPEGFGVGIALFVLILLGMAVQPRFFCQFLCPMGAVFALLPVLPFARLHRQSDGCIPSCNACKQQCPVCLKLEESSLRSGECLACEACVGTCPKQNIHRWDTALCKHLWLPVLAKALLFFLLGCWLGFCRFI
- a CDS encoding YjdF family protein produces the protein MDIDSTKLTVFFEAPFWIGVFERIERRKLSVCKVVFGAEPKDYEVWEYLLKNYSRLRFSPSVETVVKKESVNPKRLQRQIRKETVATGIGTKSQQALQMQREENKLVRKALSRKQREAEKQRQFELKQQKRKEKHRGR